Proteins co-encoded in one Papaver somniferum cultivar HN1 chromosome 5, ASM357369v1, whole genome shotgun sequence genomic window:
- the LOC113280202 gene encoding F-box protein At5g07610-like, translated as MCSTAHGMSIYQTSSSTETSSSVCSVIDKVISDIGLLTLILICLPSKSLLVLKSVSKQWLSIITDPIFAISHFRRQNPKTTGFFLNSSPVIADPYYDYSYDFLLLDGSKYEQGYLGEEKEVTASGGSLKSLVNSATIQSRTEIDAKIDDDIDVYKIDGHFDWGCVPQHISTYKTYIYNPTTRQYRCLPPSPFRDNVPPERDNCFIKVCSISLAFDPLKSLDQHYQVICIWNVEPCCTKDWNAEVHGKYYFEIYSSKTNSWKKLDSPYSIKLNERPGVYWNGCLHWIGYQNSESSIYFDIKQEIVKPLPASPTDTVKFVQPLTVMYFGECGGNLYLIELESCEARFDILKMEIDYSGWKRIYRLDLDRLVALYPGNDPLEFIYLYRVVLFLEEDEAESLSKLVVSVSGDKLVSYDFKEMSATEIHTCHDRYFYLKPPVCGGIKGHVHHYVESLACV; from the exons ATGTGTTCCACTGCGCATGGGATGTCAATTTACCAAACATCATCATCAACCGAAACATCTTCTTCGGTTTGTTCTGTTATAGATAAAGTAATTAGTGATATTGGTCTGTTAACACTTATTCTGATATGTCTACCTTCAAAATCACTGCTTGTGCTCAAGTCTGTATCCAAACAATGGCTTTCTATTATTACTGACCCAATTTTTGCTATTAGCCACTTTCGACGACAAAACCCTAAAACCACTGGATTCTTCCTTAATAGCTCACCAGTAATTGCTGATCCTTATTACGACTATTCTTACGATTTTCTCCTTCTTGACGGTAGTAAATATGAACAAGGATATCTAGGAGAGGAGAAGGAGGTGACTGCCAGTGGTGGTAGTTTAAAATCCCTCGTAAATTCGGCGACGATCCAGAGCCGG ACTGAAATTGATGCTAAAATTGATGATGACATTGATGTTTATAAAATTGATGGTCATTTTGATTGGGGTTGCGTACCACAACATATTTCTACGTACAAAACTTACATCTACAACCCAACCACCAGGCAATACAGATGTCTTCCACCATCTCCTTTCAGAGATAATGTTCCCCCTGAACGGGACAATTGTTTTATCAAGGTTTGCAGTATCAGTTTAGCTTTTGATCCACTCAAGTCACTGGATCAACACTATCAAGTTATTTGCATTTGGAACGTTGAACCCTGTTGTACTAAAGATTGGAATGCAGAAGTTCATGGTAAGTACTATTTTGAAATATACTCATCTAAAACAAACTCTTGGAAGAAGCTCGATTCTCcgtattcaattaaattaaatgAGCGACCTGGTGTATATTGGAATGGTTGTTTGCACTGGATTGGGTATCAGAATTCGGAGTCGTCAATTTATTTCGATATCAAACAAGAAATAGTGAAGCCGTTGCCAGCTTCGCCTACTGATACTGTTAAGTTTGTTCAGCCGCTCACTGTTATGTATTTCGGAGAATGTGGTGGTAATTTGTATCTTATAGAGCTTGAATCATGTGAAGCTCGTTTCGACATTTTAAAGATGGAGATTGATTACTCTGGTTGGAAACGTATATACAGGCTTGACTTGGATAGACTTGTAGCTCTTTATCCTGGGAACGATCCACTTGAATTTATATATCTTTATAGAGTAGTATTGTTCCTCGAGGAAGATGAAGCAGAATCATTGTCAAAGCTGGTGGTTTCCGTATCTGGGGATAAGCTTGTATCTTATGATTTTAAAGAAATGAGTGCTACCGAAATTCATACTTGTCATGACAGATATTTTTATCTTAAGCCTCCTGTTTGTGGAGGCATAAAAGGTCATGTTCATCACTACGTTGAGTCACTCGCCTGTGTCTAA